AGGAGAGAAGCCACCCGGTCAGTTTCAGCGCAGGAACTCCCCTGCTTTAAGGGGACTCGAAACAAGTGGCCTCCTGGCTCAGAAGACTTTAAGAAGTGTAACCCTTTCGGCGCTGCCCCCAGGCCCAGCTACACCCTTCCGCACTTACATTTCCTCCTGCATTAAGCTTTGGGCTCAGTGGCCACTGGATGCCACTGTTGTTCCACACTGGGCCAGCTAAGAGACAGGAGTGACAGCCTGGAATTTTATtcccctccccggccccagGATCAATATCATCACATCAAGTTTGgggcaaagcaggaaaacaaaaaaaagaaaacacccccacaaaccaaacaccccccccctccgccccctgCCAAGGCAGGGGTGCTCTCTTGGCCGGCTGGGTGATGCCGTGccgctgccctgggctgcctgcacaggccGGGGCTTAGCACAGCACTCAGTGCACAGGGTGGCTTcgccctctcctctcctgcctgcaggcagatggacctgctgcagcagggtcctggcggctgcggggcaggaggtgctgagcacgACGCGCCGGGGGTCCCTTCTGACTTCAACACCCAACGAGAGGTGGAGGCAAGGGGCTGAGCCAGGCAAGGGGGCTGTAAAGAGCACCAGGCTCCTTAAAAAGGGACTGATCAACACCTTCTCAGCGCAGGGGCTCTGCCAAGAGATGAGAAGGGCTTTACTGTCCTCcggaaagcagcagaaagctgcagtctCTTACGGGCACGGCTTTAGCCCCTCCAGCTGCGGCTGCCAACAGGGCATGTGCCTCCCCGGGCTGGATCAGGCCCAGGAGAGGAGCTCAGGTGGGCATCTCCTCCCCttttgggggagaaaacagcaaatggatGAAGGGCCCAGAGAACCCCTGGGCTTCACCTCCAAGGGCGGGTAAGACGCGGGGAGAGGGAGGCACACGGCGAGCCGTGAGGCGCAGAGCCCGTGCCAGGGGTGCCGGGAGGGCTGCGCGGCACTTACCTggctcagctcctccaccttgtttctggcagcggctgcagcctcctgcttggTGGcgagctgcttctccttctcctccagctggcGTTTCAGGACAGTGACAGGGTCACCCTTCTGCTTGGCCTGCCGGCGCAGGGTGGCACATCAGCGGGGACCACCACCTCCGCATCCaacccctccaccccacacGCACAGggtcctgccctctgccccagggaaaATTCAGCTCCTGTCTCTAAGGCTGCCCCTCGGGGGACAGCCTGCCCGAAAACGGGCTGCCTTCACCCCTCCGCACCCCCGGAGGCTTGGCCCAGCCCTGGTGGACGCGACGCTGCTGGCAGCCCTACCGCGTGCCAGGAGTCCTGGATGATGCCCGCTTTCTCCGTCAGGATCTCGATGAGCCGCTGGGCCTCCCCCTCGCCGAACACCGTGCTGCTGACCGTGGACACGAGCGTCTTGTAGGTCAGGTAGAGGGGCCCATCCGAGTCcgcaggtgctggggaggagagaggaggggttGGGAGCGCTCGAGCCAACGGCAGGGCTGAGTAGCATCGCCTCAGTTGACTTCAACCCCATAACTGCCATTTCACGCCAGCAACCGCCCAGATGTCCACAGCCAAGTTTGATACCTCTCTAACTGAAAGCAATGTGACGAGCGCTGGGGACGGCACTCACCACAGACAAGCGTTCCCTGagccagctgccacctctgcctggctctgctacTGCTCCTGCCGCCCTGCCACCGCCCTCCATCACACTGATCGATTCCAGACGGAGCTGGGCACGCTTTGCTAAAGCCAGGGAGCAGAGACGTGGTGGGCATCAGAAGCTGGACTCCATTGTGACACAGCCTCGCTGGGGGACTGTCGCTCCACGCAGCGGTGCCAgtgatgcagagcagcaaggtcGTCTCCTGCCTTTCACCAGGCAGGTTCGTTCCAGCTCTTTGCTAAGGGAACGAGATGACTCCAGCCCTTCTCCGATCCCTCTGCCGGCTTACCCGACGGGGATATATGCAGAGGAACTTGGCCTTACCTGGCTCGCTCTTCTTCTTGGATGCAGCCACCTTCTTGACAGGTCCATTATGCTTCTGCTCCTCATGGGCTGGAagaacattgcttttctttatggtGACAGAGCTGACCACTGGAGCACTTTGGTGCGCCTCTGGGACCTGTCCATTAGGTTTCTCttgatgtttctttccttttccttttttctcaacagcttcctctttcttctttttctctttttccttctgctgagtcTTCTTAAGCCCTTTGCCTTGCTTGGCCAAGGCTTCCTCAGAAGGACGGAGGACCTTCTCCATGAAGGTGAACACCAGGAAGATCCCGATGGCTGATACCACCATCAGACCTCCAAAGAGCACGACATTCGGCATCTGAGGGTCATAGACATCCATCCTGCCTTATTCTTCTGTgcctgcaagacaccacaacaACAGTTagtggggaaaacaaagaggcGCAACAGCCTCTCTGTGAGCAGCGAGTTTCCCATGTCCATCTGTGTTGTGTGGGCAACCTGCTgacaccccccgccccctcccagGTTTGCGCTCCTCCGCTGCGCTGCCTGCGCAcggtgctccagccacaccgcAGGGGCTGCTTgcgctggctgcagcaagcTCCAGAAGAAccaaagagggggaagaaaaaaccaggGATGCAATCAGAGACAGCCACGAGCAAAGTGCCCATGCCTTGTCCAATGGGACGCTTTTGCACGACCCTGGGcaatccctgcagccctgcggcAGTAAGAGAGCCCGTTTCCAGACTGCCTGGTGCAGTTTGGCCAAGACCTGGGCTCTCCCTGGGCCACCTGGCCTTATCTCTGCGCCCAGGCGCAGGTGGAAGTGCATCCAGGGTCTCAGCTCTGGAATAGAACACCCCCCTGGAAGGGGAAAGCATGCACGGGAgagctttccccagctttgcagcagccctggccgcCTCCCTTTGCCAGCCGCACCCTGCGGCactgctggcctctgcccagcctggcagggaggacACGCAGTGACCACATCCCACTGGGtcgctgctcccagcctccagtGACGAGAACCACCCCAGCAATGATGCTACAGACGCCACACAGAGAACCAAGACGCTACCATCTCCTTGCAACGCAAACACCAGGAAAAGGCCCAAGttcaagccaaaaaaaagcaaaagcatggtCATTAACCATCTCATCTCCCCAGCAGATGCCCACAGGAAGAAACGAAACTTGCGAAGGGAGCACTGGATGTGGTGCTTCTCTTTCCACCTCTGCTGTTAACTGGCGGGCATCCGTTCCCACCCTCCTCTCCACGCTCAGGTTCTCCACCCATAACACACGGAGCCGCAAGGGAGACTGTACTGCCTGGTCTGAGAcctggcaggcagggtgcagccccGCGcggaggaagatgctgctgcctccactcTTCTTAATCGCTAACCGAACCCCGTCCCAAGTCTGGAAGCCAGGCTCTTCCCCGCTGTCCCACTCGTGCGTTTCCCCCATGGGCACCACCTCCACGTGGCTCACAacgcccaccccccccccacccaccccccccacccccccccccccccgatgctgcagccaggcagttCATCTGCGCAGGGGCACTCCCCAGGAGGTGCCAGGCTGCGCTTTCTCGCTTTCTCGTGATCAGTGCATCAAGCCCTCAGCTATCAGAAGTTCCCATCCCCGCCCTTAACTGTCAACATCATTGAATTTCCTCTTTAAGAGGTTGTGGGCTGGGGACGGAGGGAGTggctggaaagggaggaggcaaaaataagaataaaactaaGGAGATCAGCATCTTTTCAAAACCTCAGTGCTCACAGGGAGAGACCTCAGAGCCTTTCTCACAGCCGACAGCGGCGAACTCACTCCCAGCCGAATCCGCACTGGTGCAGCGAGGGGGTGACAGGGCAATGAAAACGTCGCCTCCAACCCCCAGGGGGGTTGTTGAGGGCTGTTTcaaccagcagcccagctctccctgcccgccTCGCCAAGCATCccagacaaagcagcagagagccgGCAGGCGGGCAGGCTGCCAACGCCAGCTGGAACCAGCCTCCCCCCGGCAGGACCAACTTTCTACACCAGGGCACCGCGCGAGATCCCAGCTGATACTACAGGCATCGCtatcccggcccgtcccagtcgTTTGGGATTTCAGCGGCCTCAGccggctccatcccagcacagctggtgccagccccctccctcctgaCAACGCAGCATCACTTTGGGATGGTCCCCATCGGGACAGAGGGATTACTCCTAACCTGCAGGGTGAAAAGGGATGGATTTCCTCTTCCTGGCAGGAAACAGAAACGAGGGTCCAGAGAACATGTACCCACGTCCTTCTGCTGGCTTTAGGGCCAGACCAATGTGCCCCGGAGCTGACCGGGGCGGAGCTGAGCGCCCTGCATTCCTCACCTGGCAACCCCAACAATGCGCTGGTAccaacagagctgctgacctCACAGTGCCACCGCGTCAGACTTAGATCAAAATTCGCCACTCCAGCTTAGGGCAAGGGCATCACTGACTGCTGGCAAATGCTCTCCAGCCCCGTCAGCTGCTCCCGCCACCTCCCAAAGCAGCTGGATGCTGGATTGgcctttgggttttggttgtggaTGGCTGGGTTTTTTGAGATACTAGTGAGAGATGAGAACTTCACAAGTGAAATGCCCTGTGATGCAGCTCAAGTGAGCTCTGGCTAAAACTCACACCGTCTGACTGAATTTTAGAGGCACTAGAACTGTGCGCAGGACAAGAGCAGGTTTTGCAGTGTCTGTGACACcacagctgtgccatgcagagcagcacatctgCACCATACAGGCTAGAAACCATTAGCTTCCTtctagagctgctgctgtggcagaggacGTTCAAGCCTGTGTCTGTTGAAAGACACGATCTCAAACACCCTGTGCAACAGTAGGAATTAACAATGCGCTTGATCTAGAGATGTGGTTGTCATTACTCATTTCAAAAGGCATTGCATCTCCACGTGGAGAAGCAAAGTTCTGTTCAGCCTGTCAGACACCGTTAACCAAGGAGTAAACATCTTGCTGCAGCATTCAGAGATTTCATGCTCAGTCGGCCTGGCTTGTAGCCAGAGAGCGCCGACCCCCTTcagttcctcctgctgcactgggcCAAAATCTTGCAGCCTGCAAGACAGACAGGATCGttgtgcagcagtgccagccttcACACGACAGCTGGCCAGTGGACTGCAACTagccagggaggctgtgctgcacaggtggaagttaaaaaaaaaaaaaaaagaaagaaagaaatcctgaagaaattcagcttttctccaCATCAGACGGCTTGGGTTGGGCTCCCTGATCTCCAAAAAAAGAATCCATTGTTGATTCCTtggagcagcaaagcctttcTGGTCTCTACAGCCCAGATGCTCACTCTGATTCTTTCACCCACCTCTCCAGAGCCAGCGGGAGCCGAGTCAGCCATTGGAGCCTGCCTGCGTGTAGCTTCCTCACCCGCCATACCCAGGGTAGCCCTAGAAAGGAGAGGTGCGCTCCTGAGAGAGCCTGCAGCGAAAAGGGGAACAGTCTGAGCACGGATGGAGTGAAAACGTTCTCCCCGGTATTTCTGCATTGCTATTTGGCATGTAGCCAGATGTCTGCTCTGACACACGTCAGAGAAAACCATCCAAATGCCTAAGCTAAGGCAGGGCTTACCTGCTTGGTGACCCGATTGCCTCTTCTAATGTTACTACCAAGTACATTTGATTGATTACTAGCATGCTGGAATACCTTCATTAGTATGGATGGAAACGGAGCTTTTGAAATTGATGTGTCAGCTCCTTCCACCCCATCCCTGAAGGACCAGGCGTGTCCGAGAAACAGGCCAACACAACCGTTGAGATGTTTCAAGCCCTGTTATCAGGCCCACCAGGAGGATGTGTTCCCCCTGGGTAACGCCAGGGATGCTTGACTGGCCTGCGGGCTGGAATAACGCTGCTTCTGTTGGTGCAGGCAAAACGCTGAGGTGGCCAGGTTACAGGAGTGGTGCGGCAAGCTGATGAACGAGCTGTCTGAGAAGTCAGAGGTGCTGCggcaagaggagcagctgaggaagagctggaagatgAAAGTGGCGGCCTTGGAGAGGcagatggagcagctgcaggtcaggcaaGCGCCTGCAAACCTGCTCCCCTCAGGGAGATGGGGCGGGTGGCTGAATTGTGTGGGATCCGTGGGGTTGGCCATGGGCAGAGCTCGGGGGGGAGATGAACGTCTGCATTTGGAAAGCGAGCTGCCTGGTGGACCTCTTCATCGCCTCCTGCCCCCTGTCAGTTTGTCACATGCAATGAACTCTTCTTGCACATCCCCGGCAAAGCCCAGGGGGCACGCTGCCCTGGTGGGAGCCGTTCTCGCTAGAGGTTGTAcaagtttaatattttaactgaagGAACAATGAGGTACTTACACGGCAGACAACAACTAAATTCTTCTACTCTCCCCTTTCTGTAATAGTTAGTTTCAGAGTAGCTGTCGCCGTAATCTCTGAGAAAATGTAGAATCTTTCTTACCGAGAGAGTTGCCTGTGTCTGAACCGCGTCTTTTCCTGGAGaaagattttacagatgaatCTGTCTGTCCTACAGATTCATTCACAGGCTCAGCTCCTGAAGTGAATtgtctctcttctgtctccGCTGTCCTGGATTCACTTTTAACACTAgtattctccttaaaaaaaacacacaacacaacaacaaaagaaataaacccaaagatCACTCAATGTTATCTTGTaataaaactaatataaaaccaataaaacaaaataaaagctattcttCTCCACTCCAAAAGGGCATCCAACAGGTGTTGAACACTGCCTAGACAGTTGACATAGTAAGCGTTTTTAACTCAGAATTAAGGTTGCTAAATTGAAACAACCTCTTGCAAATATCATATTAAGCAAAATATGAGATCAGAAAACTAGAATACACAAAGTTAGGGTACATGTCCCCACAGTCTGAGCTTTGCCCTCAGTTATTAAACTAGCTAGAAGAAATAAGCTAGAAGAAATACAGGCGCGCTCCTTGTTACCAGCACGTGTAATAATGACGACAGATCTAGCTCAAACAACTTCGCAGAGCTGTGTGATGCAGAACCACATGGAAACCACACGTTTCTGGTTGGGAatctcaccccaccccatccagTCATTAAGACATTAAGTTATAAcgtgttgcttgctttttagagccctctgctgctgctctgcatgtgTTTTGCAGGCAGCCATTGGGCAGACTGGTACATTTCCATGATCATGTGGCAAAAAtctgtagcttaaaaaaaaaaaaaaaaaaaaaaaagagagagagaaaagggccAAACAACCAagttctgtttctatttcacTGAGGCAGTACAGGCCCAAAGTTAAGCACCTGGAATTTAGctttagacagaaaaattttCTCAGTATCACCTGTTCTAGAATATTCATCTCCTCTGCAAATATCTTATCCATCAATGACCTAAAGATGAATGACTGCTCAGAGTCTGCAATGTTTCCTTCtgttaagaggaaaaaagcttttgaaaaccatTATGTGTGAGTTTACAGAAGACAAGAGGTCACACTTGGTAATAAGACAGTCTTTCCAAAAATCACGCTCGCCACCTTGAGTCTGTCATTACTCAGTGCTGAGTATATAACCTGCTATGTGTATACATATCAATAGAAACACACGTACATTCCTTGACAAAGTTGTATAATATCATTCAAAAAGACCTGTGCAAATACAGTAATGGAGTACTCCAGGGAGAACTAGTT
The Falco cherrug isolate bFalChe1 unplaced genomic scaffold, bFalChe1.pri scaffold_41, whole genome shotgun sequence DNA segment above includes these coding regions:
- the LOC129735149 gene encoding ribosome-binding protein 1-like, which gives rise to MDVYDPQMPNVVLFGGLMVVSAIGIFLVFTFMEKVLRPSEEALAKQGKGLKKTQQKEKEKKKKEEAVEKKGKGKKHQEKPNGQVPEAHQSAPVVSSVTIKKSNVLPAHEEQKHNGPVKKVAASKKKSEPAPADSDGPLYLTYKTLVSTVSSTVFGEGEAQRLIEILTEKAGIIQDSWHAAKQKGDPVTVLKRQLEEKEKQLATKQEAAAAARNKVEELSQELAAERAKATAVEGKLKEQLLAREQEMAAVQARVQASYQDHVSETQQLQGKIRTLQEQLENGPDTQLARLQQENSILSDAFCQIRSQMESKQNAEVARLQEWCGKLMNELSEKSEVLRQEEQLRKSWKMKVAALERQMEQLQEKLGKKKKKKEPGPGSKRTTGATEGYPGPTGQRETEEV